One Brassica napus cultivar Da-Ae chromosome C4, Da-Ae, whole genome shotgun sequence genomic region harbors:
- the LOC125586082 gene encoding uncharacterized protein LOC125586082 — MNEISGFHQKTLEGFGEAWEMFNSYISQYPHHGFNMESLLSTFYIGALPKFRSQLDTASNGFFLGRTEADALKLVENMAKSDSVYSDEHDRSNRGSGGDDTNTKKEATQEKVNFVGEKKQEGTAVLNEVDGLEGQEELCFYNNYQQNPFYNNNQQGGYQARQNYSQGFPSKGNQSTQIQVGSSTSAPQESSTDAMLKQILQSQTRSEKHIGYELKNLHTKVDGSYNDLNNKFSNLASNFKALENQFASMSSNSKRPMGSLARTSEQNPKETMKSITLRSGKQLPPRALIRDNENQDGEVVINVDDDVVIVDEKTNEEILEKIVEAKGKGKVGEEKKVVNKNEAATSSKGAPFIPLPYEAKLPFPGRLKRQFLEQYKTLFEKQMSEVQITMPIIDAFMLVPQYSKFLKDAVTKKKKEMEGMVVLTHECSAIIQRLTIPKKLEDPGSFTLPCAIGQLAFEKCLYDLGASVSLMPLSIAKRLGFTQYKKCRLFLVLVDRSVKIPIGILEDLPVMVGNCEIPTDFVVLEMDEEPTDPLILGRPFLATVGAVVNVKEGKIDLHLGKGNILHFDIKEVMKKPTTQSQAFYIEEMEALAK, encoded by the exons atgAATGAAATCTCTGGATTTCATCAAAAGACTCttgaaggctttggagaagcATGGGAAATGTTCAACAGCTACATCTCTCAATATCCTCATCATGGCTTCAATATGGAGAGTTTACTTAGTACTTTCTACATAGGTGCTTTGCCAAAGTTTAGAAGCCAACTTGATACTGCtagcaatggtttcttcttggggagaactgaagCAGATGCTTTGAAGCTTGTGGAGAATATGGCTAAGAGTGATTCAGTCTACAGTGATGAGCATGATAGAAGCAACAGAGGCAGTGGAGGTGATGATACAAACACCAAGAAAGA AGCTACACAAGAAAAGGTGAACTTTGTTGGTGAGAAGAAACAAGAAGGGACTGCAGTGCTTAATGAAGTTGATGGTCTAGAAGGTCAAGAAGAGTTGTGCTTT tacaacaactaccaacaaaaTCCCTTCTATAACAACAACCAACAAGGTGGTTACCAAGCTAGACAAAACTACTCTCAAGGTTTCCCCTCCAAAGGAAATCAGTCTACACAAATCCAAGTCGGATCTTCTACTTCTGCTCCACAAGAGAGTAGCACTGATGCAATGTTGAAGCAGATCTTGCAATCCcaaactagaagtgagaagcacatTGGATATGAGCTGAAGAACCTTCACACCAAagttgatggaagctacaatgatctcaacaacaagttctcaaaCCTTGCTTCCAACTTCAAAGCTTTAGAGAACCAGTTTGCCTCAATGAGTAGTAACTCAAAACGCCCTATGGGATCACTTGCCAGAACCtctgagcaaaaccccaaggagacaATGAAATccatcacccttaggagtggtaaacAGTTGCCTCCTAGAGCTCTCATTAGGGATAATGAGAATCAAGATGGGGAGGTGGTCATCAATGTGGATGATGATGTAGTTATTGTGGATGAGAAAACCAATGaagagatcttggagaagatagttgaAGCTAAAGGGAAAGGAAaagttggagaagagaagaaggttgTGAACAAGAATGAAGCTGCTACTTCATCAAAAGGAGCTCCATTCATTCCTCTTCCATATGAAGCAAAACTTCCCTTCCCTGGTAGATTGAAGAGACAATTTTTGGAGCAATACAAGAccttgtttgagaagcaaatgagtgaagttcagatTACTATGCCCATTATTGATGCCTTCATGCTAGTGCCTCAGTACAGCAAGTTCCTCAAGGATGCTgtaaccaagaagaagaaagagatggaagggATGGTAGTTCTCACCCATGAATGCAGCGCCATTATACAGCGGCTAACCATCCCCAAGAAGCTTGAAGATCCAGGAAgtttcacactaccttgtgccaTTGGGCAATTGGCTTTTGAGAAGTGTCtatatgatttgggagcaagtgtGAGCCTTATGCCTCTCTCCATTGCTAAAAGGCTTGGGTTTACAcaatacaagaagtgtagactctttCTTGTGCTAGTTGATCGCTCAGTGAAGATTCCCATTGGTATCCTAGAAGATCTCCCTGTTATGGTTGGAAATTGTGAGattcctacagattttgtggtgttGGAGATGGATGAAGAACCAACAGATCCTCTGATATTAGGGAGACCTTTCttggctacagtaggagctgttgTGAATGTTAAGGAAGGGAAgattgatcttcatcttggCAAAGGGAACATCCTGcattttgacatcaaggaggtgaTGAAGAAGCCCACTACCCAAAGCCAAGcattctacattgaagagatggaagcTTTAGCTAAATAG
- the LOC106396034 gene encoding uncharacterized protein LOC106396034, with translation MVELLFLLSFLVELQSNCFQINLENELMKNGVSFISLLFKKPVSWLSFIAPPLLHIVGLDFSQIILTSAAVFFSSFFFSSFLFPLTIQKPNPMIDSKVQAEDLGQQDTLGNIEISRSTDDIVRNKDEEEGTIPDEESLIELSLPSGHYVGQQFSTITGHQDFGHIQLLAESEDDNLIEIDISIGSIGFSRFQFKA, from the coding sequence ATGGTTGAACTCTTGTTTCTTCTATCCTTTTTGGTGGAACTACAAAGTAATTGCTTTCAGATAAATCTTGAGAACGAACTAATGAAAAATGGAGTGAGTTTTATTTCATTACTTTTTAAGAAACCAGTTTCATGGTTGTCTTTTATCGCCCCACCACTTCTTCACATCGTAGGGCTTGATTTCTCGCAAATCATCCTAACCTCAGCTGCTGTGTTCTTctcctcttttttcttctcctctttcttattCCCTCTCACAATCCAAAAACCAAACCCTATGATAGACTCCAAGGTTCAAGCTGAGGATCTTGGTCAACAAGACACTTTAGGAAACATCGAAATATCTAGGAGCACTGATGATATTGTCAGaaataaagatgaagaagagggaACAATTCCTGATGAGGAAAGCCTTATAGAACTCTCCTTACCAAGCGGTCACTACGTTGGTCAGCAATTCAGTACTATCACTGGACATCAAGATTTCGGGCATATCCAACTATTAGCCGAGTCTGAAGATGATAATCTGATCGAAATCGATATTTCAATCGGATCCATCGGATTTTCCAGGTTTCAGTTCAAAGCCTGA